A stretch of [Clostridium] innocuum DNA encodes these proteins:
- the nadA gene encoding quinolinate synthase NadA: MTKQEEIKQLKLEKDAVLLAHYYVPAQVQEIADYVGDSFYLSKVASKLTNKVLVFCGVSFMGESGKLLNPDKAVLMPDASADCPMAHMVTKEEIDDVRARYEDLAVVCYINSTAEIKSWSDVCVTSANAVQIVKKLPNQNILFIPDKNLGRYVAEQVPEKNVMLVKGYCPVHEEMKVKEIQELKQLHPLAEVLAHPECNASVLSIADYIGSTTGILKQAAASNAKEFIIATEIGVRYELEKQNPKKTFYFPKTEPVCMDMKKITLDGILHVLRTGENGAAVASNIAEPSKATLNRMLELAA, translated from the coding sequence ATGACAAAACAGGAAGAAATTAAACAGCTGAAGCTTGAAAAGGATGCCGTATTGCTGGCACATTACTACGTACCTGCACAGGTGCAGGAGATTGCAGATTATGTAGGAGATTCCTTCTATCTGAGTAAGGTGGCGTCCAAACTGACGAATAAGGTGTTGGTTTTTTGCGGAGTTTCCTTTATGGGAGAGAGTGGAAAGCTATTAAATCCGGACAAAGCAGTGCTGATGCCGGATGCGTCCGCTGACTGTCCGATGGCACATATGGTAACAAAAGAAGAGATTGATGATGTAAGGGCACGTTATGAGGACCTTGCAGTTGTATGCTATATCAACTCAACTGCTGAGATCAAATCATGGTCGGATGTATGCGTCACCTCAGCGAATGCAGTGCAGATTGTGAAGAAGCTGCCCAATCAGAATATTTTATTTATCCCGGATAAAAATCTGGGACGTTATGTGGCAGAGCAGGTTCCGGAAAAGAATGTCATGCTGGTAAAGGGATACTGTCCGGTTCATGAGGAAATGAAGGTAAAGGAAATCCAGGAGCTGAAGCAGCTGCATCCGCTTGCGGAAGTGCTTGCTCATCCGGAGTGTAATGCCTCTGTGCTTTCGATTGCAGATTATATCGGTTCAACAACCGGGATTTTGAAGCAGGCAGCTGCAAGCAATGCAAAGGAGTTTATCATTGCTACGGAGATTGGTGTCCGCTATGAGCTTGAAAAGCAGAATCCTAAGAAGACATTTTACTTTCCGAAAACAGAGCCGGTATGCATGGATATGAAGAAGATTACACTGGATGGTATTCTGCACGTTCTGCGTACTGGAGAAAACGGTGCAGCTGTAGCTTCGAATATCGCCGAGCCATCAAAGGCAACCCTGAACAGAATGCTGGAGCTTGCGGCGTAA
- the nadC gene encoding carboxylating nicotinate-nucleotide diphosphorylase: MNPITMQLVADKYIRLALEEDINGEDVTTCSVMPDYKEGEVQLICKEDGIIAGLQIFERVFTLLDPQTQVDFLVKDGDKVTNGQLMGKVHGDIRVLLSGERTALNYLQRMSGIATYTRNVADMLEGSKTCLVDTRKTTPCMRVFEKYAVLVGGGKNHRYNLSDGVLLKDNHIDAAGGVKQAIEAARRHAPFVRKIEVETENLDMVKEAVEAGADIIMLDNMTPAQMKEAVQLIDGRAETECSGNITKENIELMKDLGVNYVSSGALTHSAPILDISLKHLSVLGK; the protein is encoded by the coding sequence ATGAATCCAATTACGATGCAGCTTGTTGCTGATAAATATATCCGTCTCGCTTTAGAGGAGGACATTAACGGTGAGGATGTAACAACCTGCTCCGTTATGCCTGATTATAAGGAAGGAGAGGTTCAGCTTATTTGCAAGGAAGACGGCATCATTGCCGGTCTTCAGATTTTCGAGCGTGTATTTACGCTGCTGGATCCGCAAACACAGGTTGATTTCCTTGTTAAGGATGGAGATAAGGTCACAAACGGTCAGCTGATGGGGAAGGTGCACGGGGATATTCGTGTTCTGCTATCCGGTGAGCGGACTGCGTTGAATTATTTACAGAGAATGAGTGGAATTGCCACATATACCAGAAACGTAGCGGATATGCTGGAAGGCTCTAAAACCTGTCTGGTAGACACTAGAAAAACAACACCGTGCATGCGGGTGTTTGAGAAATATGCTGTTCTTGTCGGAGGCGGAAAAAATCATCGCTATAATTTATCCGACGGGGTGCTGTTGAAGGATAATCATATCGATGCGGCAGGCGGTGTAAAGCAGGCAATTGAGGCCGCAAGAAGGCATGCGCCGTTTGTCCGTAAAATCGAAGTCGAAACAGAGAATCTTGACATGGTGAAGGAAGCAGTGGAGGCCGGTGCAGATATTATCATGCTGGACAATATGACCCCTGCCCAGATGAAGGAGGCTGTACAGCTGATTGACGGACGTGCAGAAACGGAATGCTCCGGTAATATCACAAAAGAAAACATTGAGCTGATGAAGGATCTCGGTGTGAATTATGTATCCAGTGGAGCATTGACACATTCCGCTCCGATTCTGGATATCAGCCTGAAGCATTTGAGCGTCCTTGGTAAGTAA
- a CDS encoding L-aspartate oxidase — protein MQSDMYYDAVIAGCGVAGLYTALNLPETMRILMICKGDMAECDSMLAQGGICVLPDEEDYTAYFEDTMRAGHYENNRESVDIMIRQSRPIIEELLRLGVRFEQNEDGSLRYTREGGHSRARICFHKDITGKEITTALQMHVRSCSNITVMEHARMCDLLVEHGVCKGIALETKDQQVVHVHAEDTVLATGGIGGLYEHSTNYPSLTGDALRICKKHGIQLDHLDYVQIHPTSLYSRKKGRSFLISESARGDGAILLNKKGERFVNELLPRDVVSQAIFEEMKKDDTEHVWLSFQNVPKETIQSHFPNIQEACRKEGYDITKESIPVVPAQHYFMGGIHVESHSQTTMQHLYAVGETSCNGVHGKNRLASNSLLESLVFAKRAADNITVCRKGKKAYESNYDAACC, from the coding sequence ATGCAATCAGATATGTATTATGATGCCGTCATTGCAGGGTGTGGAGTTGCAGGTCTTTATACGGCTTTAAATCTGCCGGAAACCATGCGAATACTGATGATCTGTAAGGGGGATATGGCGGAATGTGATTCCATGCTGGCACAGGGGGGGATCTGTGTGCTTCCTGATGAAGAAGATTATACTGCCTATTTTGAAGATACCATGCGTGCAGGCCATTATGAAAATAACAGAGAGAGTGTTGACATCATGATTCGGCAGAGCAGACCAATTATAGAAGAACTGCTTCGGCTGGGTGTCCGCTTTGAACAAAATGAGGATGGAAGTCTGCGATATACCCGTGAGGGAGGACATTCCCGTGCAAGGATATGCTTCCATAAGGATATAACAGGAAAAGAAATTACGACTGCCCTGCAGATGCATGTTCGAAGCTGTTCGAATATTACTGTTATGGAGCATGCCCGGATGTGTGATCTGCTTGTCGAGCATGGTGTCTGCAAGGGAATCGCACTGGAAACCAAAGATCAGCAGGTTGTCCATGTCCATGCAGAGGATACGGTGCTTGCGACAGGAGGTATCGGTGGTTTGTATGAGCATTCCACCAATTATCCAAGTCTTACAGGAGACGCCTTGCGCATTTGTAAAAAGCATGGGATTCAGCTGGATCATCTGGATTACGTGCAGATTCATCCGACCAGCCTGTACAGCCGAAAAAAGGGAAGAAGCTTTTTGATTTCCGAGTCTGCCAGAGGAGATGGGGCGATTTTACTGAATAAAAAAGGGGAACGCTTCGTAAATGAGCTGCTGCCAAGAGATGTTGTATCTCAGGCTATTTTTGAGGAAATGAAGAAGGATGACACCGAGCATGTCTGGCTGTCCTTTCAAAATGTCCCCAAAGAGACCATACAAAGTCATTTTCCAAACATTCAGGAGGCCTGCCGTAAGGAAGGCTATGATATTACAAAGGAAAGTATCCCGGTAGTTCCTGCGCAGCATTATTTTATGGGAGGAATCCATGTGGAAAGTCATTCACAGACAACAATGCAGCATCTGTATGCTGTTGGAGAAACCAGCTGTAACGGTGTGCACGGGAAGAATCGCCTTGCCAGCAACAGTCTGCTGGAGAGTCTTGTTTTTGCGAAAAGAGCAGCTGATAACATAACAGTCTGCCGGAAAGGAAAAAAAGCATATGAATCCAATTACGATGCAGCTTGTTGCTGA